In Rutidosis leptorrhynchoides isolate AG116_Rl617_1_P2 chromosome 2, CSIRO_AGI_Rlap_v1, whole genome shotgun sequence, one genomic interval encodes:
- the LOC139890064 gene encoding F-box protein At2g39490-like, which yields MENFRPEIEEAYISKLPDEVLTKILSIYPLDSGSKTVASLTGLWYRPCIKHEGTTLNNQDFESALSEFLDNFDENNPLKMPKKLEYHFNNNLIVTASIGLNKKLNIDCSKGRHEFTRHHVGWKIVPKLMEFANASPYQFLVKTLKLTSVNFLTCGDLVTSLIKKFQDVETLIIDRCNDLNYLRIEGLDKLVNISILDCANLNSVCLHTLEIKTLHYRGFLCWFSLYNLMYLEDVKLEFEGPGVFNHIMVHKWMYTSLLSAIQDVKVLTLDAWKYKKAFQPLLNEEQDFRFTKLEDLWWIDNRMDGRDINLLFSFLKLCNSLKRLFITIEPLSYSDMCSNDRHNVIEIEKEPLLRKLKVVKLEGFVNDKEIKYFKERLMYVFGVELVIVDVRQGMHDRCLIRISKGQAFRKAPVSNKMKFMFKFVEVEDNKGLFIKHPHMP from the exons atgGAGAATTTCAGGCCAGAGATTGAAGAAGCTTATATAAGCAAATTACCAGATGAAGTTCTTACCAAAATTCTCTCAATTTACCCTTTGGATTCTGGATCGAAAACTGTAGCTTCACTAACAGGTTTATGGTATAGACCTTGTATCAAACATGAAGGAACAACACTCAATAATCAAGACTTCGAATCTGCTCTTAGTGAGTTTCTTGACAATTTTGATGAGAATAATCCTCTAAAAATGCCAAAAAAACTTGAATACCATTTCAATAATAATTTAATTGTTACCGCGTCAATTGGGTTAAACAAGAAACTAAATATCGATTGCTCAAAAGGGAGGCATGAGTTTACCAGGCATCATGTTGGGTGGAAGATTGTGCCGAAACTAATGGAATTTGCAAATGCTTCTCCATATCAATTTTTGGTCAAGACTCTTAAATTAACTTCGGTTAACTTTTTAACTTGTGGTGATTTGgttacatctttgatcaaaaagttTCAGGATGTTGAGACATTGATTATTGACCGGTGTAATGATTTGAATTATTTGAGAATTGAAGGTCTTGATAAGCTGGTGAACATAAGTATTTTAGACTGTGCAAACCTTAACTCGGTGTGTTTGCATACATTGGAGATTAAAACTCTTCATTATCGTGGCTTTTTATGTTGGTTTTCGTTATATAATCTTATGTACTTGGAAGATGTGAAGTTGGAATTTGAAGGTCCGGGGGTCTTCAACCATATTATGGTACATAAATGGATGTATACTTCGCTCTTGAGTGCGATTCAAGATGTCAAAGTGCTTACACTTGATGCATGGAAGTACAAG AAAGCTTTTCAACCATTGCTAAATGAGGAACAGGATTTTCGATTTACCAAACTTGAAGACTTGTGGTGGATTGATAATCGCATGGATGGTCGTGACATAAATTTGTTATTTAGTTTCTTGAAGTTATGCAATTCTCTCAAGAGGTTGTTCATAACT ATCGAACCTCTAAGCTACTCGGATATGTGTTCCAATGACCGTCACAACGTCATCGAGATAGAAAAAGAACCACTATTGCGCAAGCTCAAAGTAGTGAAACTAGAAGGATTCGTGAATGACAAGGAGATCAAGTATTTCAAAGAGCGATTGATGTATGTTTTCGGTGTTGAACTTGTAATAGTAGACGTGAGGCAGGGGATGCACGACCGGTGTTTAATAAGAATCTCGAAAGGACAGGCATTTCGTAAAGCACCGGTGTCAAATAAGATGAAGTTTATGTTCAAATTTGTGGAGGTTGAAGATAACAAAGGTTTATTTATAAAGCACCCTCACATGCCATGA